A genomic segment from Gemmatimonadaceae bacterium encodes:
- a CDS encoding sodium:solute symporter: MHPLNWAVVAAYLLFVIVDGLRRTRGTKGIEGYFLAGRSLPWWAVGLSVMATQLSAVTMIGTTGQGATDGMRFVQFYFGLPLAMVILGVTLVPFLHGAKVYTAYEYLERRFDPRTRTLTSFLFLLSRGMSCGTIIAAPAVVFSAIFGWPLPWSVALIGIPTVLYTMIGGVKAVAWADVKQMVVITSALVAVVVVLLARIPVSPDAALRLAGSAGRLTTFDFSFDLSKTYTFWSGIIGGTFLMLSYFGTDQSQVQRYLAARSVDEARNSLLISAYWKIPLQALVLMVGVLVFVFYLFQAPPLLWNPTHEARVRAERGAAYAQLESRYATAVAARTDAARSLAEHAPGDASAAPAHDTFVQRDADVTQVRTEALALAQDVTGGTSRDVNYIIPRFVLSELPIGLAGLFIAAIIAAAMGAIAAELNSLSTATVIDFYRRWYRPEASDEHFLRVSKAATLVWGVFACIVATYAATLGSLIEVVNRFGSFFYGSILGVFLLAMIRRSTATGAFVGLLAGMASVAAVSFGLPQVSFLWHNVIGAVAVVVVGSLLSVKRS, encoded by the coding sequence ATGCACCCACTCAACTGGGCGGTGGTCGCGGCCTACCTCCTCTTCGTGATCGTCGACGGGCTCCGCCGCACGCGTGGCACCAAGGGGATCGAAGGGTACTTCCTCGCTGGACGCTCGCTCCCGTGGTGGGCGGTGGGGCTCTCCGTCATGGCAACGCAGCTCTCCGCGGTGACGATGATCGGGACGACGGGCCAGGGCGCAACCGACGGAATGCGCTTCGTCCAGTTCTACTTCGGTCTCCCGCTGGCGATGGTGATCCTCGGCGTCACGCTCGTCCCGTTCCTCCACGGCGCCAAGGTCTACACGGCCTACGAGTACCTCGAGCGCCGCTTCGACCCAAGGACGCGGACGCTCACCTCGTTCCTCTTCCTCCTCTCGCGCGGGATGTCGTGCGGGACGATCATCGCCGCCCCGGCCGTGGTCTTCTCGGCGATCTTCGGCTGGCCGCTCCCCTGGTCGGTGGCGTTGATCGGGATTCCCACGGTGCTGTACACGATGATTGGCGGCGTGAAGGCGGTGGCCTGGGCCGACGTGAAGCAGATGGTGGTGATCACCAGCGCGCTGGTGGCGGTAGTGGTGGTCCTGCTGGCCCGCATCCCGGTGAGCCCCGACGCCGCGTTGCGGCTGGCGGGATCGGCGGGACGCCTGACGACCTTCGACTTCTCGTTCGACCTCTCCAAGACCTACACCTTCTGGTCGGGGATCATCGGCGGCACGTTCCTCATGCTCTCGTACTTCGGCACGGACCAGAGCCAGGTGCAACGCTACCTCGCCGCCCGCTCCGTCGATGAAGCGCGCAACTCGCTCCTCATCTCCGCCTACTGGAAGATCCCGCTCCAGGCGCTCGTCCTCATGGTCGGCGTCCTGGTCTTCGTCTTCTACCTCTTCCAGGCACCACCGCTGCTCTGGAACCCGACGCACGAAGCGCGCGTGCGCGCGGAGCGCGGCGCGGCCTATGCCCAGCTGGAGTCGCGCTACGCCACGGCGGTCGCCGCCCGCACGGACGCCGCGCGCTCACTGGCCGAGCACGCCCCGGGCGACGCCAGCGCCGCGCCGGCGCACGACACCTTCGTCCAGCGCGACGCCGACGTGACACAGGTGCGGACGGAGGCGCTGGCGCTGGCGCAGGACGTCACGGGCGGGACCTCGCGCGACGTGAACTACATCATCCCGCGCTTCGTCCTCTCCGAACTCCCCATCGGCCTCGCGGGGCTCTTCATCGCCGCGATCATCGCCGCCGCCATGGGGGCGATCGCCGCCGAGCTCAATTCGCTCTCCACCGCGACGGTGATCGACTTCTACCGCCGCTGGTATCGCCCCGAGGCCAGCGACGAGCACTTCCTGCGCGTGTCCAAGGCGGCGACGCTGGTGTGGGGCGTGTTCGCCTGCATCGTGGCAACCTACGCCGCCACGTTAGGCTCGCTCATCGAGGTGGTGAACCGCTTCGGCTCCTTCTTCTACGGCTCGATCCTCGGCGTCTTCCTCCTGGCGATGATCCGTCGATCGACCGCGACCGGCGCCTTCGTCGGCCTCCTGGCCGGGATGGCGAGCGTTGCGGCTGTCTCGTTCGGGTTGCCGCAGGTCTCGTTTCTCTGGCACAACGTGATCGGCGCCGTTGCTGTGGTGGTCGTGGGAAGCCTCCTCTCGGTGAAGAGATCGTAG